The stretch of DNA CATTACGTTGCCCGCCTCCCTTGGGTCCCCGACCTCCGAGCAGAGTCCGCCCGAGCAGGACACACGATATCGTCATTCCTTTATGTTGAAGAGCTGCATCTCATTGAAACAGTTTCGTCGCTGCCCCCATGCCCTGTTAGCTGTGATTTGCTGCTAAGTCTCATTGACACGATGCGCCCCAGCCTTCCGAGCAAGCGAAGCTGCCCGATGCTagagccgacgccgctgatAGCCCCTGACACCATGTCGTCTCTCCAGTCTGCAGATTCGCGTGGCTCTCCCATGGACACGAATGCACTGAaggccggccacggcggctcCAGGGTGTGGTCTGATATCCGAGCCGCCATCAGGGCGTTTGGTCGAGACAGCCGCAGTGGTAGGTGCGGCTTGAGTTGGGTGTATGCACGATATCTGACAGGAGCATACTCTAGACTCTGATGGATCGACCGTTCATGAATGTGTGTCTGGAGGACACCGACTGCCGAAAGACAAGGGAAAGGGAGTCGATGTTGGATCAAATGCTCCAAcaccgccgtcaacgccgcgCAAGGGAAAGGCACTCACACCACGGGGCGTTGCCAAGAAGCTGGGATTTGGCTCGGGCGTCGACTCGAGTACGACGATAGTACTTCGCAGTTCTCCTTTAAAGACACGCACTTCGCTGCAGgcccttggcggcgtccAGCGCCATCGTTCGAGCGGGGGGCGAGGGAGCTCTGTGTCTACGGACAAGAGCAGCAAAAGATCCACCGTGGAGAACGACTCGACTGCACAAACCTCTTTAGAGTCCCGTTTTTCGGAGTGTCCCTCGACCAGGAACGGAAGCAAGGGCGGGCATAATCGGAGACATCCGTGGTCCAAGTCTAGTCCTGAGGGTGGCACCTTGCAGACCATCGATGAACGGGCGAGCGCTCAGATCCAGCCAACCGTGCTGACTGTTGAaaaggctgctgctgccaagATTTACCTCGAGGAGCATTACAATAGGCTTCTCAACAAGCCGAGTGCTCGCAGTCTGCGGCGCCAGTACCTCGAGTCTCAGCTCTACTACAGCCCGCACCTGACTGCTGACCAAAAGGACACCGTTCGGAGAGCCTTTTGTTATCAAGAGTCGTGTCACATTCGTGAGACTCGTGTTCTGAGAACACAGTCAATCGCATCCTTGCGGGGTGAAGGGCCAGTCCCTCACGTCGACAAGTACGAGTCTCTCAGAATCTTAGGGAGGGGCAGCTTTGGCGTTGTCAAGCTGGTGCGTGAAAAATGCGACTCGAACGAGCCTATCGCAAAGGAAGTGTTTGCCATGAAGGTGATACGGAAGTCAGACATGCTCCGCAGCAGTCAGGAAGGCCATCTCCGTGCCGAAAGAGACTTTCTTGTGGCCTCAGAGGGCTCGCACTGGTATGTTGAGGAGTGGTCGGTTCTCTTGGAAGGGGCTTGACGATGACTGACCTGATGGCAGGATTGTTCCTTTGGTTGCCAGTTTCCAGGATTTGAAGAGCCTCTATCTTGTCATGGAATATatgcccggcggcgactttCTCGGATTGCTGATCCGCGAGAACATCCTTCACGAATCAGTCGCTCGTTTTTATATTGCAGAAATGATTCTGGCCGTAGAGGAAGCGCATCGATTGAGGTTCATACATCGCGACATCAAGCCGGACAACTTCTTGATCTCAGCATCGGGCCATCTCAAGATCTCCGACTTTGGCTTGGCCTTTGACGGGCACTGGTCTCACGATGCCTCGTACTACAACTGCCAGCGGTACAATCTGTTGCAGAGGCTCGGTATCAGTGTCGAAGGCGATACAGAAGACCAGAAGAAGTGCGAAAACATATCTACCCAGCTGCCGTGGCTTCAATCCATGAAAGAAGTGCTCCAGCGGCATCAACGcgttgacgatgctgacCAGGACGACCTGCCCAATCTTCTTGGATGGAGGAATAAATGTGGCAACCGAGCTTCTGCCAACTCGGTAGTCGGCACGAGCCAGTACATGGCGCCAGAAGTTATCAGAGCCTGTCGAGGGTGCGAGTACGACGGCCGGTGCGATTAGTGGAGCATTGGAATTATCCTGTACGAGTGTCTGTATGGACACACGCCTTTcttcgccgaggatggcagGAAGCAGACCAAGACCAACATCCTGGTGAGGGCTGCGAGCCATGATTAAAGTGAAGGCCTTATGCTGACATACATAGGACCACAAAAGACTCTTCTCCTTTCCTCACAGGCCCATGATCAGCGACAAGTGCAAAGATCTGATATTCCGCCTCATACAAGAAAAGGAGCTCCGGCTGTGCTCCAGGCGATACCTTTGGAAGGATCGCGCGCCCACGGAGACGCATCGACCAACTGATCTGTTTGGCAGATTTGTgttccccgacgacgccgaagacATCAAAGTCCACAAGTGGTTCAAGAACTTTCCCTGGGAACGCATCCACACGATTAGCCCGCCCTTTGTGCCGCACATTACTAGCAGCGACGACACACACTATTTTGACGAGTCGGAGCCCATCGAGGACTTCTCAGACTCGTCACCGGTTGCTGTGGAGGTGACTGACGAGGACGTGAGAGACATCCTCCGCGATTTTCGGCCATGCGTACAagtggcggcgatggatTTGTTATCCGCGCCGTACGACTCGACCAGACTCCGCAGCGCAGATCACAGGATCGACTCTACTCAAAGCTTTACATCCAACGAGAGGAAGGTTCTGAAGCACTTCATCAGGGTGTACGGGCGGAAAGAGCGCAAGAGGCCGCGGGACATTTTGCTCCGAGACGAGAAGACCAAGGACGCGGTGATGGAGGTGCGCAGGAGGACGGCCTTTATGGGCTACACGTGGCGGCGAATGAGACCTACTAGCTACACGATGCCGAAATGGACGCAATGAGGGGGTCGATCAATGAATGTGGCAAGATTCGACTGCTTGTGGGTTGCTACCACGGCGATGGAAGCTCGAGAAGGACTGCAGCGATTTGGGCCCCGCGTTACGCGAATAAAGCAGCACGGGGTCATGAAATGGGTAAACAGGACTACGACAGGCGTCTAGAGGTGAATAGGATTAAACACATTATTGATTATGATATTTACTATGACATGGAGTGATGATGTACACGCGACAACATGTTCAAGGCAGGTTCAGGTACACGCCGATGTACACATGTAGGCAAAGAAGTAGGCAGGTCCGACGACATCACTGCAGCTTCCTCGGCGTGGTCGGACtcgacgcctcgctgccgtcggggcggGACGCAAGGGCCAAGGCCTTTGCGTTTTCAACCTCCCACTCAAactccttgagcttgcggaTCTCGGACGAGAAGAACAAGAgggcgagcaggccctcgacgacgccggcggcgagtaCCAGGCTGGCGAGGAGCACGAGCAGGAAGGCGACGAAGTTGCGGGGGCTCCaccagacggcgacgaggcagccGACCcagacggcgagggaggcaTAGAAGCGGAcggcgcgccagcggcgctgCGAGCGCTCCCGGGCAAAGTACCAGCGCGTCATGGCGAGGATTTCGTCGTAGGCGGAGATGGGCagggcgtcgtggtcgcTGTTGGGGTGCGACAGGAGCTGGGCGTCCAAGTGCGACAACGgggaggcgtcgtcgccgtggcgggcggtggtggccgaggagggcggcagGGCGTGACGCTTGAGGgtggcgaagacggcgaagTGATCGGACAGGGAGACGTGGAGCTCCGAGTGGCGCTCGGTAAGGGCGACGGAGGCGTCCTTGACGACCCAGCCGCGGCCGGACGCCGCAACGTCGCCGGTGGAGGCGAAGATGTAGTCGAGGCGCTTGCCGTTGAcgtcctgcgcggcggcatcgacggggCAGGGATCGCCGGAGCGCAGCTTATTCTGTCGGTTCTTGGTCCAGCGCCATGTGTTGTACAGGCCGTCGCTAGTGGTGCCGTTCTTGGAGAGGTTGTACTCGGCCGTGGGTACCGGCAGGCCGCGGTCCTTCTCGAGGTGGAAGTCGGCGGGGCCGATGGAACTGTCCGGGTGCAACACGCGCCAGACGTCGCGAACGGGGGAGCGAGCGGTGATGATTTGATGGGGCAGGGAGCGGGGGTACATGTTGAAGTCTCCCAGGGCCACGACGAGGTGGCCGCgctggcaggcggcgcgaAGGAGCTTGGACATCTCCCACGCCTGGGCGGTGCGGTGACAGAGATACGAGTCATTGGGACCACTCTCATAGGGAGAATGAGTCTGGGGGAACTTGTGTGTCAGAAGCTCTGTCTCACAAGGTGGTGAGACGGGGTGAAACTCACGTGGGTGTTGAAGACTTGGACGACGTCCATATCACCGGGACCGAAGCGCACCGAAGCACAGGCGACGCCCTTGCCGACATACCAATCGCCCCTCCAAAAGGCCGTGGGCCGGCCGTTGAGGGGATAGGGCACCATGGAGCTCTCCTCGATGGGCCAGCGGCTCAGGatggcaaggccgccgccaaaggcgcCGCTGTGGTAAAACTTGGCATGGggcaggacgaggcgggtGGCATCGCGGATGGCGCGGTAGTCGTCCTGGACCCAGCACTCCTGGAGGCAGACGATGTGCGGCGGGGGGTCGAGGCGCGCAATGTGCcggccgatggcgaggaggcgcggcgtgCGCAGGGTCGAGATGTGGAGGAGACCCCAGCAGTTGAGGGTGAGGAGGTTGAGCTCGTCGGGGAGGGTGGTCCCTGACCAggaggaagcggcggcggcagcggatgCGGATTCGAATCCCGGGTCAGGGGCAGGGCCTGGGTCGGCGTCCGCACCGGGCGCAGCCATTGCCTATCAGGAGGTCGAGGTGCGGGCGTCGCTGTGGTGAGAGGACGTTGACATTGAGCAGGCGGCAGGTTGAGGCTAAAAGCGGAAGCTGTGCATCACCGGACCGGGGCGGGGCGGtcgtggatggatggatggatggatgggtgagATGGATGGGGGCCCCGCAGGAGCTTGCGAGATAAGGTACGACGTAGCTCGTACGTAGCCGGGGCCGAGGATGTGCTCGCGCGATCTGATCGggcgttggggggggggggttgacgggcgccgacgagcggaTGGTCTGTATGCCCTGAGAAGCGCAGATGCGGTGAGAATTGATGAGGGTTGAGCGTGTGAGGCTGATGAGCTGGGCTGCAATTTAGCAACATCGTCGCTGGGCAGAGGTggggcagacaggcaggcaggcaggcagctcgccgcctctgcgGGCAGCTCCTGCCTCGCTCAATGAAGCTTCCTTCTGCGATTGCAATGCTTACGTGCGTAAAAATACAGATGCTCCGTTCCTGACAGTACGTACTGGCTCTCAGGGCACTCGTGCCGCGCGAACCGCTTGAAGAGATCTTCGACCCTAAAATTACTCACTCAATTACGCGCATCTGTCGATGACCATGGTCGCACCGTTCACGACCGTCAAGCCGGCTGGCTATTATTGATGCCTCCCGAACATCTCGGGCTGGTTCCACCCTGTAACGTCCTGGAGATAACCAAACTTGTCAGTCCGTTCAAACTTCTTGTGCCTTTCTCGCCATTGCTGATCACCTAACAAGGGGGTCGACTACCGCCGCGCGATATTCATCGTAAAGAGCTGCAATACTCGCCCATCTACCGACTTACTAAGTTATCAGTTCCCTTATCAACTCTCCCCTCCAAGCCATGCACACTGACATCCGACCAGGATGGGCATGGCGTCACGGCGGCCGTCAAGCTAAGAACGTCCGTGAGCGGCCTGCCAGTCCTCTCGGGCCTTTTATCGAAAGCAGGCAGTGAAAGGGTGTGGTTTCACCGCGAAGCTTTGCTGGCGACTTATACACCGAGCCGACCAGGAGCCTGGATCCATCACCTTCATCCACCACTCTGTCAAAGTACGATACGAGTACAATACGTACGTATATTCAACACTGCACACACCAAGTACAGAATCGTACATCCATCCCATCACAAGCCAAGCCAACGTCCGCCCCAATCTACAGAGGAGCAAAGAAGTCGGCAGAACCAGCCAAGGCCCCATCGCCCGACGATCGCCCGCGCTGGTACTACCAGAAGTTGCCAGCGGATGGGGTCCGTGGCGGACAGCATCGTACGTAAAAAGGTGCCCTGCGACCCCACCCGCCCGCTCCGTTGCCGGACCTCTCAACCCCTCGAGCATCCCCTCATCTGGATCAAATCATTCtccagcgggcggcggaggctggGCAAGCTGCTCCTTCCATGCGCCCCACTCTCcttcgccgaggccgctgtGGACAGTGAAGCGTTTCCCCAACGCGCCCAGACTCAGCACCAGCCACCCTAACCCCCATGCTCACATGCTCCTGCTTCGAGCCAGAGGCCCCTTGCCTCCCAGCATGGCTATATGGTATGGAtctcggctgcggcgtcgaTCTGACAACACGTCAAACTGGGCATATTACCGGCGAATACAGTACACAATCCAACAAATGCACAAGGCACAGACAGGGTCGAGAGAAAGAGGCCCCGGGTAAGACGACATTGCCACGCCACTCTGGCGCTCGATGACGACAAGATGCTCTGGTTGAACTACAAGGTACAGTAATACGCAGGCACCAGCAGAGGAAGCCACGCGCGGCCCAAGCGAGACGCCGGCTCCCCTAGTTGCACTTTTGCGCTACGTACGGAGTAGGTAACTTAGTACGAAGCACATGGGAACGCTCGAACACCTCGCCGCCTGAGccctactaggtacctacgtaccAAGGTACTTGCGTCTGTTTGGCATGGTGGTTCTTACGgacttagtacctaccttacgtagtaggtaggtacggaGCGCCGATACCGTACCGTAAATtgtaccgtaccgtacaTACTTGAAGAGTGGAAGGCTGAGTGGGAACACTGGATGCGAGGGGAGAAAGTGGCAGACAAACCACGGCCCGCTGCGAGACCGGAAAGCCCACTGCGGGCTCCCATCTCATTCTCCAGTTTTGAGGGCCCCATTCTGTCTGGCAGCCCGGCCGAGAGGCAGCCCGAGCGCTCTCTGGGGACGAGACACAGACCGTTATCGCAGGCCCAGCTTTTCCGTCTTTTGCCCATGCATTCGTTGTAGTagtactacgaagtacagcgAAAAATGCCATGTCGCAGCCGCCCCCATCTGTCCTGTCTTGACCCCGAGGCCTGCCTCAAATAGCCGCCcgcttgcgccgcgccgcgcgtgcgcgtgtgtCTGCTGTGTGAGCGGAAATAAAATACACCTCATATATCAGACAACCTACCTGCCCGATCCCCAAAGTGGCCCTGCGGGACTTGCTGCTACGTTTGTTTGACTTGCCAGAGTATAAATCTCGCCGTTCCGCTTCGACCGCTCCCGTTTCGGCCGCTTTCCTCCCTTTTCTATCCTGCCATCTCTCTTCCTCCCACTCTGTCTCGAAACGACCACGCCTCAACTGCTTCGTGCATTTTGTTCACGCCCTCCTCCGTACACCCCATTCTTACCAGTTCCTTCTCTCCGAGTTTCGAAACCCTAAATACTCTATTCGTTGCTCCCACATCCTTGATCCTGCCGGATTCCCAAAACCTACTCGAGACGGATCGCCGGTGGTCCAGCGCTCTACTAcaacctccaccaccaccaccactactactactactactagtatCCCACCACCTGCCGTCCCGTCAGCAACGGCACCACTTACCCTACGAGACAGCGGCGAGCACTTACACCagccgtccgtccatccgcctgcctgcctgcccgcagCTCAGAAGCAAAAAAACATCGCCTCTTCCTCCTAAACTCCCCGCCCGTGTCTTACGGCCCCCTCTGGCtggcgcccctcccccgcccgcctctctttccccccctcccccctctcttctcttctcgtccctttttctttctttcccttCCCTCCTCTGAGAGAATGAACCACATCATCAAGCAAAAGATGGAAAACCAAGAATTCGTACAAATCGCCACCCTCACCTTCCGGCCGGCCCTCCTGCGGCCCGACGacccctcctctccgcccgccgccttctaCGACGTCTCGGCGCAGGTGCAGGCCGTCCCCGGCGCAAAGGCCGTCTACCTGGGCCAGCAGATGGAGCGCCCCGACCACTGGACCTGGGCCGTCCGCTGGGCCTcggacgccgccctcgacgccttcctcgcctccCCGACCTTCACCGGCTGGCTCGCCGACttccgcgccctcgccgactcgTACGTCTTCACCCGCGCCCTGCTCCGCGGCGgggacgtcgccgccgccctcggcgccccctGCACAGAGGTCTTCACCGCGTACGGCGCCTCCCCGGACTGGCTCGACGCCCGCATGAAgccctttgccgccgccgtcagcgccgcccacctccaGGGCTATCACGGCTCCGCCTACGGCCAGTTCGACCTgctcgcccaggccggcgtcgaggcccccgccggcatcaccatcaGCTTCATCCTCGGCTGGGACTCCAAGGCCGCCCACCTGAGCCACCGTGGCGAGGGCAAGTGTGCGTCGAACCCCCTCCTTCACCCTCTCCCCAGTCCCTCCGACTCCTTTATATAATTCTAGCATCACTCACGCCCGCGCAGTAATCGACAACAACCTTCACTACGTCAACAGCGACCGCAAATCAACCGACATGGTAAGGCCGCCCCTCCATTCGCCCctctccatccctcccctccatccatccgacagcagccgcccgcaCCCAGCCTTCGTTGCAACGCGTTGACCTGGTTTCCCCGCGCAGTACCACGTCATGCTCAGACGACTCTGACCCCATCCACCCGTCCACCAATCACGCCTACCTGCCTCCTGATCGGGGAACATGAGAGCCAGCGACTGATTTCCGGCGGCCCAAACGACGGCCCCAACCACACTCATCTTTTGTTTCAAGCGGTTGCCTTCTATGACCTCTTCAGGTACTCTGTCATCTTGGATAGCTCAATCTATCGTGGACATGTCGTCCGTCCCCTCCTGGCTCATCCGAGCCTCCGCTGGACAAGCCAGCCGGCTTGCTAGGTACAAGACGACCACGCCGCCCAACGCCATGAGAGAACCGTATGTGCTATTCGAACAAAGTACAAAGTGCTGCCAGTAGTTGCCGGCCGCGCGTATATCCCTTTTGGCCCAGCCGACACAAAAAAGTAGAAGCCATCGACAAATGTCTGGAAAAGGCCGTCTCCAACCATAAACCCCTCAAAAACTTGTGACCGCCCCTAAGCGCCCGTACACTCCAACTGCCACTCGGCAGTTGAGTCGACTCGTGCTTGCTCGTGGCGGTATTCAAGCATCGCGTGTTTGTGCCGTGGGCACTGTCGGCCGTCGTGCAAGCCCCATGGGCCTGGCAGAAATCGTCTCGCGTTGAGCCTTTACGCGAGGCACAGTAGCAACTCGGTGGacgcccgtcccgtcccgtcccgtgcCACCAAAGCCACTGTTTGTAAACCAACAGACATGAACACCTCGTCTCCCATATCCCACCATCCCGTGATCGCCATCCGACCGTGTGCCTCTCGCATCGACTCGCTCGATCAGATTCGGTGCTTCTCGGATTCTGAAGCGGGACACTCGTTAGAACAGGTACTTTCATCTTCAACTGGGGTCTTCTCATCCGTACCAAGGCGAGAGTACAGCATGTACAAAGCCATTCGGTTACACTCTTCGGTTCCGGTGACAGTCACGAGCCGTTCATTGCTATTGTCCTGTGGTTCGTTAATCTTGATCACACTGCCGCTGAGCTGGCGAATCTCATTGATCTTCtggccgcccttgccgatgatggcgccaACCATATCGTTGGGGATGTAGATCTGCTGCGTGACAGGCTGCGCGCCGGGCATGCCGCCTGCCATGGGCTGACCTTGAGGACCACCATGAGGTTGCGGGCCG from Purpureocillium takamizusanense chromosome 6, complete sequence encodes:
- a CDS encoding uncharacterized protein (EggNog:ENOG503NYF9~COG:T), yielding MSSLQSADSRGSPMDTNALKAGHGGSRVWSDIRAAIRAFGRDSRSDSDGSTVHECVSGGHRLPKDKGKGVDVGSNAPTPPSTPRKGKALTPRGVAKKLGFGSGVDSSTTIVLRSSPLKTRTSLQALGGVQRHRSSGGRGSSVSTDKSSKRSTVENDSTAQTSLESRFSECPSTRNGSKGGHNRRHPWSKSSPEGGTLQTIDERASAQIQPTVLTVEKAAAAKIYLEEHYNRLLNKPSARSLRRQYLESQLYYSPHLTADQKDTVRRAFCYQESCHIRETRVLRTQSIASLRGEGPVPHVDKYESLRILGRGSFGVVKLVREKCDSNEPIAKEVFAMKVIRKSDMLRSSQEGHLRAERDFLVASEGSHWIVPLVASFQDLKSLYLVMEYMPGGDFLGLLIRENILHESVARFYIAEMILAVEEAHRLRFIHRDIKPDNFLISASGHLKISDFGLAFDGHWSHDASYYNCQRYNLLQRLGISVEGDTEDQKKCENISTQLPWLQSMKEVLQRHQRVDDADQDDLPNLLGWRNKCGNRASANSVVGTSQYMAPEWSIGIILYECLYGHTPFFAEDGRKQTKTNILDHKRLFSFPHRPMISDKCKDLIFRLIQEKELRLCSRRYLWKDRAPTETHRPTDLFGRFVFPDDAEDIKVHKWFKNFPWERIHTISPPFVPHITSSDDTHYFDESEPIEDFSDSSPVAVEVTDEDVRDILRDFRPCVQVAAMDLLSAPYDSTRLRSADHRIDSTQSFTSNERKVLKHFIRVYGRKERKRPRDILLRDEKTKDAVMEVRRRTAFMGYTWRRMRPTSYTMPKWTQ
- the ISC1 gene encoding Sphingomyelin phosphodiesterase (BUSCO:EOG09263A64~COG:T~TransMembrane:2 (i427-445o451-477i)~EggNog:ENOG503NW9A), whose product is MAAPGADADPGPAPDPGFESASAAAAASSWSGTTLPDELNLLTLNCWGLLHISTLRTPRLLAIGRHIARLDPPPHIVCLQECWVQDDYRAIRDATRLVLPHAKFYHSGAFGGGLAILSRWPIEESSMVPYPLNGRPTAFWRGDWYVGKGVACASVRFGPGDMDVVQVFNTHTHSPYESGPNDSYLCHRTAQAWEMSKLLRAACQRGHLVVALGDFNMYPRSLPHQIITARSPVRDVWRVLHPDSSIGPADFHLEKDRGLPVPTAEYNLSKNGTTSDGLYNTWRWTKNRQNKLRSGDPCPVDAAAQDVNGKRLDYIFASTGDVAASGRGWVVKDASVALTERHSELHVSLSDHFAVFATLKRHALPPSSATTARHGDDASPLSHLDAQLLSHPNSDHDALPISAYDEILAMTRWYFARERSQRRWRAVRFYASLAVWVGCLVAVWWSPRNFVAFLLVLLASLVLAAGVVEGLLALLFFSSEIRKLKEFEWEVENAKALALASRPDGSEASSPTTPRKLQ
- a CDS encoding uncharacterized protein (COG:S~EggNog:ENOG503P577), whose protein sequence is MNHIIKQKMENQEFVQIATLTFRPALLRPDDPSSPPAAFYDVSAQVQAVPGAKAVYLGQQMERPDHWTWAVRWASDAALDAFLASPTFTGWLADFRALADSYVFTRALLRGGDVAAALGAPCTEVFTAYGASPDWLDARMKPFAAAVSAAHLQGYHGSAYGQFDLLAQAGVEAPAGITISFILGWDSKAAHLSHRGEGKLIDNNLHYVNSDRKSTDMVRPPLHSPLSIPPLHPSDSSRPHPAFVATR